A region of Oceanicoccus sp. KOV_DT_Chl DNA encodes the following proteins:
- a CDS encoding SDR family oxidoreductase, whose amino-acid sequence MKKVLVAGATGYLGKFAVQAFKQQGYYVRVLTRSEERLYQPGPFTAPALTKADFDEVFLGEVTKPDTLVGMLDDIDIVFSCVGISRQRDGLTFEQVDYQCNKSLIDLCAGSSVTRFTYVSMQGAENIMQLAITKAHEKVVGALKTSGLEYRIVRPCGYFSDMGAVFDMAKKGRAFLVGAGTNKMNPIYGGDLAQACVEITAGDELEVEVGGPDIMTQREVVDLAFEVVGKPVKVTVIPMWLARGLVKFIGLLSTQFGDLADFIVTAGEIDGVGPRRGTTTLRSYFEQLNSA is encoded by the coding sequence ATGAAAAAAGTCTTAGTCGCAGGTGCTACCGGTTATCTTGGTAAGTTTGCTGTACAGGCGTTTAAGCAACAGGGGTATTACGTGCGTGTGCTTACTCGCAGTGAAGAGCGCTTGTATCAACCTGGACCATTTACTGCGCCAGCGCTAACCAAAGCTGATTTTGATGAAGTGTTTCTGGGTGAGGTCACCAAACCGGACACCTTGGTTGGTATGTTAGACGATATCGATATTGTGTTTTCCTGTGTCGGTATTTCGCGGCAAAGGGATGGCCTTACGTTTGAACAGGTAGATTATCAGTGCAATAAGAGTTTAATCGACTTGTGTGCTGGTTCGTCAGTTACCCGTTTTACTTACGTTTCCATGCAGGGTGCAGAAAATATTATGCAGCTTGCCATCACCAAAGCGCATGAAAAAGTAGTCGGTGCATTAAAAACGTCCGGCTTGGAATACCGAATTGTGCGCCCGTGCGGATACTTTTCGGATATGGGTGCTGTGTTTGATATGGCAAAAAAGGGTCGCGCTTTTTTGGTGGGCGCCGGTACCAATAAGATGAATCCGATTTATGGCGGTGACTTAGCTCAGGCCTGTGTTGAAATTACTGCAGGTGATGAGCTGGAAGTTGAAGTGGGTGGTCCGGATATTATGACCCAGCGTGAAGTCGTGGATTTAGCCTTTGAAGTGGTTGGTAAGCCGGTGAAAGTCACGGTAATTCCAATGTGGCTTGCCAGAGGTTTGGTAAAATTTATCGGTCTGTTATCTACCCAGTTTGGCGATCTGGCTGATTTTATAGTGACCGCTGGAGAAATTGATGGCGTCGGCCCCCGGCGCGGAACTACAACCTTACGCAGTTATTTTGAACAGTTAAATTCAGCGTAG
- a CDS encoding putative quinol monooxygenase, whose amino-acid sequence MRGVAPNTGADEGCISFDILLEQNQTARVFFVKRWQSMACYKKYTEWRIATGMMETMAPFLAGAPDVKYCKSLAM is encoded by the coding sequence TTGCGTGGTGTTGCACCGAATACAGGTGCTGACGAAGGTTGTATTTCCTTTGATATCTTGTTGGAGCAAAACCAGACTGCCCGGGTTTTCTTTGTAAAGCGTTGGCAGTCAATGGCCTGTTATAAAAAGTATACTGAGTGGCGTATCGCGACCGGTATGATGGAAACTATGGCACCGTTTCTAGCTGGAGCGCCAGACGTTAAATATTGTAAGAGTCTGGCCATGTAA
- a CDS encoding pyridoxamine 5'-phosphate oxidase family protein — MSNELQGYEDVTLYGLTPEREQELLDKQIECNFVWSNKSGHGLGVIMNYIAKDGSIWLTATSQRARVKALRRDPRASVVISSMGTDMGPGKTVTYMGTVTIHDDQATKDWFYPAMAEIISPYPAPTVEAAIEHLDTPLRVVLELVPEKAIKFDGDSISKTSYEGQVPGQEKSS, encoded by the coding sequence ATGTCAAACGAATTGCAAGGTTATGAAGACGTTACGCTTTATGGTCTAACCCCTGAGCGTGAACAGGAACTACTCGACAAACAAATCGAATGTAATTTTGTGTGGTCCAATAAAAGTGGTCATGGCTTGGGTGTGATCATGAATTATATTGCCAAAGATGGTTCTATTTGGTTGACGGCTACCAGCCAACGGGCACGCGTTAAAGCGTTGCGCCGTGATCCACGTGCTTCAGTCGTTATCTCGAGTATGGGTACTGATATGGGCCCAGGTAAAACAGTGACTTATATGGGTACCGTAACAATCCATGATGATCAGGCAACTAAAGATTGGTTTTATCCAGCGATGGCCGAAATTATTTCACCTTATCCTGCACCTACGGTTGAGGCGGCTATTGAGCATCTTGATACGCCATTGCGCGTGGTTTTAGAGCTGGTACCAGAAAAAGCAATCAAGTTTGATGGTGATAGTATTTCCAAAACTTCTTATGAAGGTCAAGTTCCTGGTCAAGAAAAATCCAGTTAA
- a CDS encoding DUF2834 domain-containing protein, giving the protein MSALRGVYLLLAIAGLVIPWYFNLQFIAESGGGFDVAEFIAASSSNAASSSLSWDLTIACLAGLIWIYAESKRLQMPFFWVYIVLAFTIAYAFAFPLYLFFRQGKLEQSERKKL; this is encoded by the coding sequence ATGAGTGCTTTGCGTGGCGTGTATTTATTGTTGGCAATAGCCGGGTTGGTGATACCGTGGTATTTCAACTTGCAATTCATCGCTGAATCTGGAGGAGGCTTTGATGTTGCGGAGTTTATCGCCGCTAGCAGTAGCAATGCAGCGTCAAGTTCTTTGAGTTGGGATTTAACTATTGCCTGTCTAGCCGGTTTGATCTGGATTTACGCTGAGAGCAAGCGTTTACAGATGCCATTTTTTTGGGTCTATATCGTACTGGCCTTTACCATTGCTTATGCTTTCGCTTTTCCTTTATACCTGTTTTTCAGGCAGGGAAAACTGGAGCAATCTGAAAGAAAAAAATTATAA